A single region of the Serinus canaria isolate serCan28SL12 chromosome 1, serCan2020, whole genome shotgun sequence genome encodes:
- the QTRT2 gene encoding queuine tRNA-ribosyltransferase accessory subunit 2 isoform X2: MEMTASKFMDIQRAIQPDWFQCISDGDTISGEAGRKRAEKSVDRSLSFLDICLELQEKSPELQGSVMFGAIEGGDILEERLRSARETAKRPVGGFLLDGFQGSAMAKETKLKLIASVTAELPEDKPRIIHGVGKPDEVLECIERGVDIFESFFPFQVTERGCALVFSYDCHADPEAAAVLTQNEIQDLEKNGAQEDQEEVSKADPEMTPFEIPLKDKKYHDDFGPLLEGCSCYCCQRHTRAYVHHLLVTNELLAGVLLMMHNFQHYFGFFSAVRDALRDGKLDQLKELVFRQALQGQAGATLRQ, encoded by the exons ATGGAGATGACAGCTTCCAAGTTCATGGACATCCAGCGGGCCATCCAGCCAGACTGGTTCCAGTGCATCTCTGATGGAGACACCATTTCTGGGGAAGCTGGCAGAAAAAGAGCCGAGAAGTCTGTGGATAGGTCACTTTCCTTCTTGGATATATGCCTTGAGCTGCAAGAAAAATCACCG GAACTACAAGGAAGTGTAATGTTTGGGGCAATTGAAGGTGGAGATATCTTGGAAGAGAGGCTCAGATCAGCCAGGGAGACTGCCAAGCGGCCTGTGGGTGGCTTTCTGCTAGACGGCTTCCAGGGAAGTGCCATGGCCAAGGAGACCAAGTTGAAACTGATTGCttctgtcacagcagagctgccagaggaTAAACCAAG AATCATTCATGGTGTAGGCAAACCAGATGAGGTGCTTGAGTGCATTGAAAGGGGAGTGGACATTTTTGAGAGCTTCTTTCCCTTCCAAGTGACAGAGCGAGGCTGTGCCTTGGTTTTCAGTTATGACTGCCATGCAGATCCTGAAGCAGCAG CTGTTTTAACACAAAATGAGATCCAGGACCTGGAGAAGAATGGTGCTCAAGAAGACCAGGAGGAAGTCTCCAAAGCTGACCCAGAAATGACACCATTTGAGATACCTCTGAAGGATAAAAA GTACCACGATGATTTTGGTCCTTTGCTGGAAGGGTGCAGCTGTTACTGCTGTCAGAGGCACACTCGTGCCTACGTCCATCACCTCCTGGTGACCAACGAGCTGCTGGCCGGTGTCCTGCTCATGATGCACAACTTCCAGCACTACTTTGGTTTCTTCAGTGCCGTTCGGGATGCCTTGAGGGACGGTAAACTGGACCAACTCAAGGAGCTGGTCTTCAGGCAGGCACTGCAAGGCCAGGCAGGTGCCACGCTGAGACAGTGA